TTTACACGGAGACGGTCCAGTGACGGCGGGCGTCTCCCTCTTCAGGCGATTGCGACGGCTCTTCCGTTTGGCAGGGGCACCCGCGTGGGCTGGACCGACCATCGTGGGGCTTGGGCTCGCCGCGGCGGTCCTCGAAGGTGCCGGGCTTTTTCTCTTCATTCCACTCATTCAGAGCCTTGGCGCTTCAATGGCGCAGGGGGGAGAATGGCAGCGAATTTTCGACCGCCTTCTGGCGCCCATTCCTCAACAGCATTTGACCGCCTTCCTGGTCGGGGTGTTGTGCATCAGCATCCTTCTGAAGAATGCGGTCCATCTCATCAACACCTGGGTGACCCGATATGTCGACGGTCTGGTTGCGCATCGGCTAAGAGCGAGGGTCTTCGACCAGACGATAAGCTCGTGCATCGATTACAGAGTGGAAAATAAGCGATCGGACATTATCACGACAATTGCCAATAACACTTGGAAGGTCAGTCAGGCACTGAGCCTCGCCTACCGATTGATGATCTGCTTCTGCACGTTCGTCGTCTTCATTCTGCTTATGCTGCTGATTTCCGTCCGGCTGACTTTTTTCTCGATGATGTTCCTGCTGCTTGGTGCCATGGCCATTCGTCTGGCCACGCGCCAGGCAGACGAGACCGGCAAGGCCGTTGTCGAAGAGAACAAACAGTTCGGTCTGAGGATGTGGGAAAGCATCAATGCGCTGCAATTGATCCGCGCTTTCGCCCAGGAAGACTATGAGCGCAATCGCTTCCTGAAAACCTCGGACAATGTTCGGCGGCGCCTGCTGAAGCTCGATATGTTATGGGCGACGCCCGGGCCTGTCTCGGAAATCTCGATCACAATCCTGATCGGCGCACTCGTTCTCGTCGCTCAGTCGGTCGGCTTAGGCATCGCTGCATTGGCCGCCTTCCTGTCATTACTGTACCGCCTTCAAGGTCCCACCCGGGAGCTCCTGCAGTCGAAAATCGCACTGGACGGGCTTGCCGGCAGCATCGACGATGTTGACGATTTTCTGCAAACGACGGAGAGACCTTTTCTCTCAGAGGGACATCTGCCGGCGCCTCAGTTCGAGAATGCCGTCGAATTCCGGAATGTCTCGTTCCGCTATGCACCCGGCCAGCCGCTGGCCGTGGAAGAGGTCTCCTTCAGCATTCCTGCAGGCAAGACCACGGCGATCGTGGGGGAGTCGGGGGCAGGCAAATCGACGGTGATGGCTCTGCTTTTTCGCTTTATGGACCCCACGTCCGGCGCGATTCTCGCAGATGGCGTCCTCCTTCCCGAATTCGATCTTCGGAGTTGGCGCAAGCGTCTGTCATTGATGTCGCAGGAGGTTCATCTTTTCAACGACACGATTTCGGCCAACATCGCCTATGGCGACCTGGGGGCCGGCGAGGCGGAGATACGCAAAGCCGCCGAAATCGCCAAGGCGGATGACTTCATACAACTGCTTCCGGACGGCTACGAGACACGGATAGGCGACCAGGGCATGCGTCTGTCGGGCGGACAAAAGCAGCGCGTGGCACTGGCCCGAACAATACTTCGCAATCCCGATATTCTGCTCCTGGACGAGGCCACCAACGCGCTCGACGCCGAAACCGAACAGGCGTTTCAGCTTGCGCTCGATGAGTATTCGCATAACCGCACCGTCGTGGTGATCGCTCACCGGCTGTCGACCGTTCAGGCGGCTGACCAGATCATCGTGATGACAAAGGGACGGGTGGTCGAGGCCGGTTCGCCGGATGAGCTTTTCAAACGGCACGGGCACTTTTCCAGGCTTCACGAATTTCAGCAGGGTCGCCGCAATGGGCGGGAGTTAGGCGATGAGCTACAAACTTACTGACATCGAGTTGTCGGAGCCCTTGGCGCCGATCGAACTTTCGCCCGAACAGAACGGCGTCGGCTTGATTGCCCGGTGGCGGGGCCGGCTGATTGCATTTGAAATGATCGAACTACCAGCCGGATCGGTGCTGACGATCGAAAGGCTGAAAGCGCTTGCTGACGAACGCTTTGCCGAGCGCATCCTCGTCGTGAAGCTGGAAGAGGAGCTGAGGACACGGCAATCGATGGGGGCTGTGGCGCTGCCAAGCCTCAGCATTGCGATCTGCACCAAGGACCGGGCGCAGCGCCTTTCCCGCCTGTTGGCCTCGCTTGATCGGGTCCGGGCGGAAGCCGCCTTCCAGTTCGTCGAAATCATCGTGATCGATAATGCCTCGGTAGATACGACCACGCGCGATGCCGTCGCCACGTTCAGGGACATTGGCTATGTTTTCGAACCGAAGGCGGGGCTGGATTTCGCCCGAAACGCCGCTCTTCAGGCGGCCAAAGGCGATATCATCGCCTATCTAGATGATGACGTCGTGGTGGATCGCAATTGGCTTGCAGGCCTAGCTAAGGCGTGCCGGGACAATCCCGGCGTCGGTGGCTTTACAGGCTTGGTGCTGCCGTATCGCCTCGACACCGAGGCGCAGATCTTTTTCGAGCGGCGAGGAGGTTTCGGCCGAGGCTTTGCTCGAAGGGAGTTCCACCAAGCTCGCTTTGACAATCCGCTCCATCCCGTGGGGTCCGGTGTTCTCGGTGCCGGCTGCAACATGGCCTTTGACCGTGCACTGCTCATCGAGCTTGGCGGCTTCGATGAAGCGCTCGATACCGGGGCGCCGCTGCCTGGTGGCGGCGATCTCGATATTTTCTACCGCGTGCTGCGGTCCGGCCGTTCCATGATTTACGAGCCGGAATATGCCGTCTACCACGAGCATCGCGAAACCATTCCGCAGCTCAGACGCCAGTACTGGACCTGGGGTCTCGGCATGATGGCCTTTCTGGTCAAAAGTTATCGCACCGACGATGAAATGCGCGCGCGGCATCGCGCCATGGTCCGGTGGTGGTTCTTCGACCAGTTGAAGGCGCTTGCGCGCGCCGCAAGGCGGTTTCGCGGCCACGACCTGCGTTTCGGCGTGGCGGAGCTCTGGGGCGGAATCTACGGCCTTGCCGGCGAATATGATCGCTCGCGCGCTCGCATCCAGGCAATCCGGGAGCGTAATCCATGACCGCGGACAGTTTTGACGTAAGGCATGTCGATCTTGCTTCAGGCGATGCCGGCGGCCATGGCAGGCCCGCATTGTCGATCTTCTGGTGGAAAGACCTGCCGCTTGGAGCGCGGGCATCTCTGCAAGACGAACTGCCCTACGGTACCTCGCAGTTGCGCCAACTCACCGCCGAATATGCTGCGGCGCAATTGGAAGCGCGCGGCACCGGGCTAGGCGCACCATTGCGAGCCACCTATGAAGGATGGCCGAAGCCGGCACTCTTGCTCGATGCCGCGCTTAAAGCGGAAAATCTGGTCGAAACTCTCGATGAGTTCGCAATGCCGTCTTCGGCTCCGGCGGATGATATCTCCGTGGTGATCTGCACCCGCGATCGAGGTCCGGCGCTGGCCGAATGTCTTGGCAGCATTGCAGCGCAACGCAGTGCTCCGGGAGAGGTCATCGTCGTCGACAATTCCCGGGAAGGGAACGCGAAGGATGTGTGCGGCCAATTCCCCAGCGTCCGCTATGTCCATGAGCCGCGTGCTGGCTTGAGCCGCGCCAGAAACGCCGGAATTCGTGCAAGCCGGCTGAATATTATTGCCTTCACCGATGATGATGTCGAAGCTCATCCAGGCTGGACAGCAGAGATCGCGCATGCGTTTGCCGATCGGAATGTCGAGGCGCTCACAGGCCTTGTGCTGCCGGCGCGCCTCGATACGGCCGCGCAGCGCTGTTTTCAGTTCACCATGGGCGGGTTTGGCTCCACCTTCGTGCCGCTCACATTTGGCGGGCGCTTCTTTGAGGAGACACGACCAAGCGGGGCGCATGTCTGGAAGATCGGCGCCGGTGCCAACATGGCGTTTGAGAGATCCGTATTCGAACGGGTTGGTATGTTCGACGAGCGCCTCGGGGCAGGGGCGGCGGGATGCTCTGAAGACTCGGAACTTTGGTACCGGCTGCTGGCGACCGGTGGTGTCTGCCTCTACGAACCACGTGCCGTTGTTTTCCACCATCACCGAAGCGACTGGCCTGGGCTCAAGCGGCAGATGAGGGCCTATATGAAGGGCCATGTGGCGGCGCTTGTGGCGCAATACGACAATTTCGGCGATCGCGGAAATATCGTGCGCATCGGCAAGCAACTGCCGCTCTATTTCGTGAAGACTTTCGTCAGGTCACTTTTCGAGGGGCCGCCGGGCAGGCTCGGAATTTTGGCCTCCGAAATGCAGGGCTGGTTGGCCGGGCTGCAGTTTCTCATGCGCGTCGGCTGGAGAACGCGGCGAACCTCGATGCGCTCCGTCGCGACTGCCGACGAGGAAACAACATGATGACTAAAAAGGCACGCCTTGGTCAGTTTCTATCCAGGAACCCCTATCCGCACGGGTTGACAGACGGTCTGTTCTATCGCGAAAAGATGCGCGCCATCCACCGCGTCGCTCCGGCCGAGATCGGCGGCTCTGGCAGGGTATTGGAAATCGGCGGCGGCCGCAGCGGCCTTGCCAGCATCCTCTATCCGGAAGCGGAGATCATCACGCTCGATATCGACCCGGAGCTGGGTGAGCATCAGCCTTCCTGGGCGAGATCGATCTTTGTTTGCGGAGACGCCTGTTCGTTGCCGCTCGACGATGACAGTTTTGACGTCGTCACCATGTTCGACGTGCTGGAGCACATCGAGGATGATCGCCGCGCCGCGCAGGAGGCGTTACGCGTGGTGCGGCCCGGCGGTTATATCCTCATCTCTACCCCTGAGATGAATTGGCATTATCCCTATTTTAACGTGATGAAACCCCTTTGCCCGCATGAGAGCGAGTTGATGCGCGAATGGGGACATGTCCGGCGGGGATACCGCGACCCGCAACTGGCCGACCTTTTCAACAGGCGGCCGGAACGACGTGCTACATTCATCAATCCTGTCACGGCGTTCTTTCATGACGTCTCGTTCTCACGCATCGGACGTCGCCGCCGCAAGATACTCTATGCGCTGGCGGCGCCCGTAACGTTGGTTGGTTATCTCATGCACCGGCCATCCACGCGCGGCACCGAGACGGCTTTCGCTTGGCGCAAATGATCGGCGAGCGTATGCCACGGGTCATAGCCCTCTTTCCATGGGGCGACGTGATCGAGGAATTTCTCGACCCGATCGGGCTTGAGCTTCGGGATTTCGTCGAACGGATGACGGGAGGTTGGCTGTTCGGCTATTCCGCCGCCTTGAGCTCGATAGGCCACAAGCCGATCATCGTCTGCGCATCCGAGCGGGTAACCAGAATTGAGCGCTACGAGCATTCCGGCACAGGCACACCGATCTGGGTCGCCCCGGCAAGGCGCCCCCGGCAAGGTAATTCTCCTGCCGCCTACAGCCTGCGGCGCTGGATCAGTACGCCGCTTTCAGCCTTCCAACAAATTCTCGTGCGCTCCCGATGCGATCTGCTGCTTGCCCAGGAGTATGAGTATATTCGCTTCGATGCGCTTGCGTGGCTGGCGCGCCGTATCAACGTTCCCCTCTATGCCACCTTCCAAGGCGGGGATCGTACATTGTCCTGGGCCGAGGCCGTGGCGAGACAGCTTTCTCTGCGCGCTTGCCGTGGCCTGATCGTCGCTTCCTCGGCGGAACGCGAGCGCCTCACCAAAGCCTATCCGCGCATTGCGCTCGACATCGCTGACATCCCGAATCCGCTGGATACCGGGGAATGGCAGGCGATGGATCGTATAGAGGCGCGCAACAGCCTTGGCCTGACGCGGGATTGCTTCATCGTGCTCAATCACGGGCGCATCGATATCCGACGCAAGGGCCTCGATGTTCTCTTGAAGGCTTGGACGCACTTCGCGGACGATTCATCCAGTCAATTGGTAATTATTGGCTCGGGCCAGGACGGCGAGGCCTTCGCAAAGCTCGTGCGTGAAAGCGGCTTGTCGAATTTGCGGTGGCTTTCCGGCTACACGACGGACCGGCCGTTGATCCGGCGCTGGCTTTCGGCTGCGGATGCCTATGTCACGGCCTCCCGCGTCGAAGGCATGCCTGTCGCGCCATTGGAAGCCATGGCCTGTCGCCTTCCTGTTGTAGCCACGGATGCGCAGGGTTTGCCGGATATCCTGGCCAATGGAGAGGCCTCCGGCGGCCTGATGGTAGGGCAAGAGCGGCCGGAGGAAATTGCGCAGGCCCTGGCGCGATTGAAAGACGATAGAGTCCTTCGGGCACGGCTCGGCGCGGCCGGCAGAAAGCGAGTAACGGAAAAATTCTCGATCGAAGCGGTCGGCGCCGCTCTCGATGATTTTCTGACAGCGACACGTCGGTAGGGGTCACATCCGGCTGCGATACCAAGCAAGTGCCGTGTCGATGATCGCATCGATGTCGGAATGCCCGGGCACCCATCCAAGCTCCCGCTCGGCCTTAGCAGCCGAGGCGACGAGCGCCGGCGGATCGCCGGCTCTGCGGGGACCATAGGCAACGGGAACACTCTGTCCGGAAACGCGGCCGACGGCGTCGATCAGTTCCTTAACCGTCGTTCCGTTGCCTGTGCCGAGGTTGTAGACATGCACGCCTCGATCCCGCAATAGCTTTTCACCGCCAAGGACATGGGCATGCGCCAGATCGGTGACATGGATGTAATCGCGGACGGCGGTGCCGTCTCGCGTGTCGAAATCGGTGCCGTTGATGGTAAAGACCCGACCCGGTTTGATCGCCGCTTCTATGGCGAGTGGAACGACATGCGTCTCTGGCTCGTGCCGCTCGCCGATCTCGCCGTCAGGGTCGCAGCCGGCGGCATTGAAATAGCGCAGCATCACCACATTGAGGCCACGAGCGCGCGAGAAATCTTCCACCATCCGTTCGACCATGAACTTCGACCAACCATAGGGATTGACCGGCCACTGTGGATGAGTCTCATCGATCGGAGTGCGCACTGGGATGCCATAGGAAGCACAGGTACTTGAAAAGATCAGGCGGTCGATCCCGGCTTTCAGCATTTCCTCGATGAGCACCAGCGTCCCGAAAGTGTTGTTCCGGTAGTAGAGTTCCGGAAATTCGACGGATTCGCCGATATAGGCGTAGGCGGCGAAATGGGCCACGACATCGGGGCGGTACTTGCGCAACGCTGCCGCGAGCGTCTCGGCGTCGGCAATGTCACCCTCGACGAGCGGCCCCCATTTCACGGCGTCGCGCCAGCCGCGCGAGAGATTGTCATAGGTGACAACCGACCATCCCGCCTCGGCGAAAGCCTTGCAGCAATGGGAACCGATATAACCGGCCCCACCTGTGACGAGGACGGTCGTCATTCGGCAGCGATCGAATGCGAGCGGTCCGACGAAAGCAAGTCGTCGAAATAGGCGATCGTTCTGGCAAGCCCGTTCCGCAACTGGACCTTCGGTTTCCAGCCGAGTTCGCTCGTGGCGAGGCCGATGTCCGGCCGTCGCTGTCTGGGATCATCGGCAGGCAAGGGCATATATTTTATCTTCGATCGGCTCCCGGTCAGTTCTATGACGAGCGTGGCAAGCTCCAACATCGTAAACTCGACCGGATTGCCTAGATTAATCGGGCCGGTGACATCTTCCTTTGTCCCCATCAGACGAACCAGGCCGTCAATGAGGTCGTCGACATAACAGAACGACCGCGTCTGCTGGCCGTTGCCATAAACCGTTATCGGCTTGTTCTGCAGCGCCTGCACGATGAAGTTGGAAACGACACGGCCGTCATCGGGGCTCATTCTTGGACCGTAGGTGTTGAAGATGCGCGCCACCTTGATCTGGAGCCGGTGCTGGCGCCAGTAATCGAAGAACAGGGTCTCGGCGCAGCGCTTGCCCTCGTCGTAGCAGGATCGCGGTCCTATCGGGTTCACTTTTCCCCAATAGTCCTCCTGTTGAGGATGGATCTCGGGATCGCCATAGACTTCGGACGTGGAGGCCTGGAGGATTTTTGCGCCGACCCGCTTGGCGAGGCCCAGCATGTTGATCGCACCATGGACGCTGGTCTTGGTCGTCTGCACCGGATCATACTGGTAGTGAACCGGACTTGCCGGACAAGCGAGATTGTAGATCTCGTCGACCTCTACATAGAGGGGAAAGGTGATGTCGTGACGGACGATTTCGAAAGACCTGTTGTCCAGCAGGTGGGAGACGTTGCTCTTACGTCCCGTAAAGAAATTATCTACGCAAATAACCTCTTGTTTCTCTTCCAAAAGTCGTTCGCACAGGAATGAGCCGAGGAAACCTGCACCGCCCGTAACTAGGATTCGCTTTGTTTGTTGCATGGTCGACTATCCCGCAGCCAACACGGTGATGCTGCTACCGTCGAAAACCGCGACAAGCGCCAGGGCGAGGATGCTGTTTCCGGGGACGCCATTCATGTTCATCGACCTTCTCCGCATTCTTCGCAAAAGCGATCGGACATCCCGCCGCTTTCTTCGCCCGAGGGAACTGGAGCAGCGGTCGGTACAAATCCATGCCATTCGGACCAAAGATTGTCCCCTCGGACGTAAGTCTTGTCATGAGTAGGACTTTAGTCTGATGCGGGCGAGTCTGTGCGACCCGGTCCGCCGCAGTCGTGGTTCCAGGGTTGACATGGGCTGAGGCCCGGACATAGTCTTTGCGACATTCACCAGGGGGGTCCCGGCAAGGGGCTGAGATACTGCTAGGCAATGCGGCTTTGCCGATTGTGGGCGCAGTGACCCGTTGAACCTGATCCAGTTCATACTGGCGTAGGGACGGTGCAAGCGCTCGAGGCTTCGGATTCCGCGTGGATTCTATGCCGGCGTCTTTCCATCATTCCGGCTGATTGACTGGGTCTCCAACTGCAACTTGGAGCCTCAAACCATGAATATTGCCGCAAAGAACCTCACCCCGACCGTCACCACCGGCCCGCTGCCGGCATCGCAAAAAATCTATATCCCCGGAGACATACACACCGATATCCGCGTACCGATGCGCGAGATCAGCGTCCATCCGACGGCGGGCGAGCCGCCCGTTGTCGTCTACGATTCCTCCGGACCCTATACCGTCGAAGGTGCCGATATCCGCATCGAGCAGGGCCTGTCGCAGCTCCGTCGCGACTGGGTGCTCGCCCGCGGCGACGTCGAGGCCTATGAGGGCCGGCATGTGCGTCCCGAAGATAATGGCTTCGTCACCGGCGAGCGGTTGACGCCGGAGTTCCCGGCCAAGCGCCAGCCGCTACGGGCCAAGAATGGCAAGGCCGTGACCCAGCTCGCCTATGCACGCGCCGGTACCATCACGCCGGAAATGGAATTCATCGCCATCCGCGAAAATCTCGGCCGCAAGGCAAAGGCTGAAGCCCTGGTTCGTGATGGCGAGAGCTTCGGCGCCCATATTCCGGATCATGTGACCCCGGAATTCGTCCGCCAGGAGGTCGCCGCCGGCCGCGCGATCATCCCGGCCAACATCAATCACCCGGAAAGCGAGCCGATGATCATCGGCCGGAACTTCCTGGTGAAGATCAACGCCAATATCGGCAATTCCGCCGTCACCTCCTCGATGGCCGAGGAAGTCGAAAAGATGGTCTGGGCCGCCCGCTGGGGTGCTGATACCGTGATGGATCTCTCGACCGGCCGCAACATCCACAACATCCGCGAATGGATCATCCGCAATTCGCCGCTGCCGATCGGCACGGTGCCGCTCTATCAGGCGCTGGAAAAGGTCGAGGGCATCGCCGAAAATCTCACCTGGGAAGTCTATCGCGACACGCTGATCGAGCAGGCCGAACAGGGTGTCGACTATTTCACCATTCACGCTGGCGTGCGGCTGCATTACATTCCGCTGACCGTCAATCGCGTCACCGGTATCGTCTCGCGCGGCGGCTCGATCATGGCCAAGTGGTGTCTGCATCATCACAAGGAAAACTTCCTCTACGAGCATTTCGAGGAAATTTGCGACATTTGCCGTGCCTATGACGTCTCCTTCTCACTCGGCGACGGCCTGCGTCCTGGCTCGATCGCCGATGCCAACGATGCCGCGCAATTCGCCGAGCTTGAGACATTGGGCGAACTGACGAAGATCGCCTGGGCTAAAGATTGCCAGGTGATGATCGAAGGCCCCGGCCATGTTCCGATGCACAAGATCAAGGAGAACATGGACAAGCAGCTTGCCGTGTGCGGCGAGGCGCCTTTCTACACGCTCGGGCCGCTGACGACCGATATCGCGCCGGGCTACGATCACATCACCTCGGGCATCGGCGCGGCAATGATCGGCTGGTTCGGCACGGCCATGCTCTGCTACGTCACCCCGAAGGAACATCTGGGCCTGCCCGACCGCAACGACGTTAAGACCGGCGTCATCACCTACAAGATCGCCGCCCATGCGGCCGATCTTGCCAAGGGGCATCCGGCCGCCCAAGTCCGCGACGATGCACTGTCGCGTGCCCGCTTCGAATTCCGCTGGGAGGATCAGTTCAACTTGTCGCTTGATCCCGATACCGCCCGCAGCTTCCACGACGAAACCTTGCCGAAGGAGGCCCACAAGGTTGCGCATTTCTGCTCGATGTGCGGCCCGAAATTCTGCTCCATGCGCATTTCGCACGACATCCGCGCCGAGGCGCAGAAGGAAGGGCTGGAAGCGATGGCGGCGAAATATCGGGAAGGCGGCGACCTCTACATGCCGGTCGATGCCACCGCACATCCGGCAGAGTGAAATGCGCGTTCTCGTCAAAGGGGCCGGCGTCGCCGGCCGCACGGCCGCCCATGAACTGCTTCGGCGCGGTGCTGAGGTTACGATCGTAGATCCCAGCCAAAATTTCCGCCAAGCCGCCTCCTGGCTCGCCGGCGGCATGCTGGCGCCCTGGTGCGAATGCGAAAGTGCTGATGAAGCCGTTCTCGTGCGGGGCCGTGATTCAGCCGACCGATGGGAGGCGATTCTGCCTGGCAAGGTCGTTCGCAATGGAACGCTGGTCGTCACGCCGAACCGCGATCAAAACGAGCTGAAGCGATTTTCCAATCGCACGACCGGCTATCGCTGGTTGGAGGAAAGCGAAATCGCCACTCTCGAACCCTCCCTTGCCGGTCGTTTCCGGCAAGGTCTGTTTTTTCCGCAGGAAGCGCACCTTGATCCCCGCGAGGTATTGCAGTCGTTGAAAGACGATCTCGTGGCAAAGGGTATCACCTTCGCCGATGAAATTGCGGATGACGGCGAATTCACCGAAGTCGTCGATTGCACGGGCGCGTTCCGTATCGGTCAGAGCGGGGAATTGCGCGGCGTGCGGGGCGAAATGCTTTATCTGCGGACGGAGGAGGTCACGCTTGCGCGTCCTGTCCGTCTGCTGCATCCGCGTTTTCCCGTCTATATCGTGCCGCGTGGTGGAGGCCTGTTCATGGTCGGCGCGACGATGATCGAAACGGACTTCCAAGGGCCGATCACCGCCCGTTCGCTGATGGAGTTGCTGAACGCTGCCTATGCGCTGCACCCTGCTTTTGCCGACGCCGCCATCGTCGAAACCGGAACCGGCATCCGTCCTGCCTTTCCAGACAATCTTCCGCGCGTGATGCGGGAGGGCAATGTCACCATCCTCAACGGCCTTTATCGCCACGGTTTTTTGTTGGCGCCAGCGATGGCGGCCGAAGCCGCAGATATGGTCTTTTCCGGAGAGACGAAGCAAAGGAGCTCCCGATGCGCCTGATCATAAACGGCGAACCCGAGACAACATCCGCAACCACGCTTTCGCAGTTGCTGGCCGCACTCGACTATGAAGGTGCGTGGCTGGCAACCGCCGTTAACGGCGAACTCGTTCATTGCGAAGATCGCGACGACCATCTCTTGAACGACAACGACAGGATCGAGATCCTGACACCCATGCAAGGAGGCTGATCCATGCTTGATCTCTATGGAACCCAGGTTGGATCGCGCCTTTTGCTCGGCACGGCGCGTTATCCTTCGCCGGCCATCCTGGCGGAGGCTGTCGAGCGATCAAAGACGGAAATCGTC
The nucleotide sequence above comes from Rhizobium sp. CB3090. Encoded proteins:
- the thiO gene encoding glycine oxidase ThiO; translation: MRVLVKGAGVAGRTAAHELLRRGAEVTIVDPSQNFRQAASWLAGGMLAPWCECESADEAVLVRGRDSADRWEAILPGKVVRNGTLVVTPNRDQNELKRFSNRTTGYRWLEESEIATLEPSLAGRFRQGLFFPQEAHLDPREVLQSLKDDLVAKGITFADEIADDGEFTEVVDCTGAFRIGQSGELRGVRGEMLYLRTEEVTLARPVRLLHPRFPVYIVPRGGGLFMVGATMIETDFQGPITARSLMELLNAAYALHPAFADAAIVETGTGIRPAFPDNLPRVMREGNVTILNGLYRHGFLLAPAMAAEAADMVFSGETKQRSSRCA
- the thiS gene encoding sulfur carrier protein ThiS is translated as MRLIINGEPETTSATTLSQLLAALDYEGAWLATAVNGELVHCEDRDDHLLNDNDRIEILTPMQGG